The proteins below come from a single Candidatus Planktophila dulcis genomic window:
- a CDS encoding DUF4307 domain-containing protein, protein MSQGNNQFDFNDRYGVKPARAWVKYAVVCAVVGGAWLLWAGLHHSNPELRTELISFITQDPRNPEIRYSIQRASGDDVITCTLTARDFDMNVVGQIEDTIAAGETYLERTISIPTRAEAVNAGIERCRVLP, encoded by the coding sequence ATGTCACAGGGCAACAACCAATTTGATTTCAATGATCGCTACGGTGTTAAGCCTGCGCGGGCGTGGGTGAAGTATGCAGTTGTCTGTGCAGTTGTGGGTGGCGCTTGGTTGCTCTGGGCCGGCCTTCATCACTCCAATCCTGAACTTCGCACAGAGCTGATTTCATTTATTACCCAAGACCCTCGCAACCCTGAAATTCGATATTCCATACAACGCGCATCAGGTGATGACGTCATCACCTGCACACTCACAGCTCGTGACTTCGATATGAATGTTGTCGGCCAGATTGAAGACACTATTGCTGCGGGTGAGACCTACCTTGAGCGCACTATCTCGATCCCTACGCGTGCTGAAGCGGTCAATGCAGGTATCGAACGCTGTCGCGTTCTGCCCTAG
- a CDS encoding DUF3817 domain-containing protein, producing the protein MTQPSTAVLTRFRLMAILCGVNLLLLIFGYMPAKYLFDAVETNKWLISIPIAHGYLYIVYILTALQIGVQKKMSLPTILALIAAGTLPFASFVAERRIVKKYS; encoded by the coding sequence ATGACTCAACCATCGACTGCAGTCCTTACTCGCTTTCGATTGATGGCCATCCTCTGCGGCGTCAATCTTCTTCTGCTGATCTTCGGATATATGCCAGCGAAATATCTCTTTGATGCTGTTGAGACCAATAAGTGGTTGATCTCAATTCCGATCGCCCACGGCTACCTCTACATCGTCTATATCCTCACCGCCCTGCAGATTGGCGTGCAGAAGAAGATGTCACTTCCAACAATTCTTGCTCTCATTGCAGCAGGCACCCTGCCCTTTGCCTCCTTTGTGGCCGAGCGCCGTATTGTGAAGAAGTACAGCTAA
- a CDS encoding SURF1 family cytochrome oxidase biogenesis protein — translation MKTTIKRTLQALLVLVLALTFIGLGVWQLQRAQDLQDYAALPIDRTIYPLLEKSAATGIVPGESIGKLVTTSGYYIATYKAPNQKDGNDVVDDWEVGLLQNETDTAILVVRGLWSQRLSSPEIAMSTRVEVVGTLLPAQNDDRAANTASQLSRLDSSILVASTDAQLFEGFILASSEVSRSGMVERTRITPPELTSEIPGFYWQHISYVVIWWFMALLVLWLPFYKRDDERV, via the coding sequence ATGAAGACGACAATTAAGAGGACTCTTCAAGCGCTCTTAGTCCTTGTTCTTGCTCTCACATTTATTGGACTTGGCGTATGGCAGCTACAACGTGCCCAAGATTTACAGGACTATGCCGCTCTCCCCATAGATAGAACTATCTATCCGCTCCTTGAAAAGAGCGCTGCCACAGGGATTGTTCCCGGTGAAAGTATTGGAAAGTTAGTCACCACATCGGGTTACTACATCGCAACCTATAAAGCCCCCAATCAGAAAGATGGCAATGACGTTGTCGATGATTGGGAAGTTGGGCTTTTGCAGAATGAGACTGATACTGCGATCTTGGTAGTGCGCGGGCTCTGGAGCCAGCGACTGTCCAGCCCAGAAATTGCGATGTCAACCAGAGTTGAAGTAGTGGGCACCTTATTGCCTGCCCAAAATGATGATCGCGCAGCTAACACTGCCTCACAACTCTCACGCCTTGATAGCAGCATCCTTGTTGCAAGCACCGATGCCCAACTCTTTGAGGGCTTCATCTTGGCAAGTTCGGAAGTCAGCCGAAGTGGCATGGTCGAACGCACCCGAATTACTCCGCCGGAACTGACCTCTGAGATCCCCGGCTTCTATTGGCAACATATCTCCTACGTTGTCATCTGGTGGTTTATGGCTCTCCTTGTGTTGTGGCTGCCTTTCTATAAGAGAGATGACGAGAGGGTTTAG
- the greA gene encoding transcription elongation factor GreA, with protein sequence MSSQQTWLTQEAADRLAAELASLEGEGRKEITAKIEAARAEGDLKENGGYHAARDEQGKMEARIRQLKQMLENAHIGTPPASADGKVGAGMVVTAVIAGDEMKFLLGSREIASGDLDVYSEKSPLGAAVLGAEIGATVAYSAPNGREIKVEIKAAEFYA encoded by the coding sequence ATGAGTTCACAGCAGACATGGCTAACCCAAGAAGCAGCTGATCGCTTAGCTGCTGAACTTGCCAGCCTTGAAGGTGAAGGTCGCAAAGAGATCACTGCAAAGATTGAAGCAGCGCGCGCAGAAGGCGATCTCAAGGAGAACGGTGGCTATCACGCAGCTCGTGATGAGCAAGGAAAGATGGAAGCTCGCATCCGTCAGCTTAAGCAGATGTTGGAAAATGCCCATATTGGAACACCGCCTGCAAGTGCTGATGGAAAAGTTGGCGCCGGAATGGTTGTCACAGCAGTCATTGCTGGAGATGAGATGAAGTTCTTACTGGGCTCTCGTGAAATCGCATCCGGTGATCTCGATGTTTACTCTGAGAAATCACCACTAGGCGCCGCAGTCCTTGGCGCAGAGATTGGCGCCACAGTCGCATATTCGGCACCTAACGGTCGCGAAATCAAGGTCGAGATTAAAGCGGCTGAGTTCTACGCTTAA
- a CDS encoding Ppx/GppA phosphatase family protein, whose product MRVAAIDCGTNSIRLLIADVEGSNFREVFRDMEIVRLGQGVDKTGQFHPDAIVRTLAAVDKYALEIAKRGVEKIRFCATSATRDATNRDLFIDGVKERLGIAPEVIPGEVEAALSFQGATKDFDKAEGPFLVIDIGGGSTEFVFGTDKVEFAKSMNIGCVRMSERHFTNGDPDPGQIAAAIEDIDEAIKQAGKVVPITQAKTLIAVAGTATTVSAAALELGAYDRYAIHLSRISAEKTHAISKMFLSAKREDREALGYMHPGRVDVIGAGSLVLSRIMLATGATEFVASESDILDGMAWSLV is encoded by the coding sequence ATGCGAGTAGCAGCCATTGATTGCGGCACCAACTCCATCCGTTTACTCATTGCAGATGTTGAAGGTAGTAACTTTCGCGAAGTCTTTCGCGATATGGAGATTGTTCGTTTAGGACAAGGCGTCGATAAGACTGGCCAATTCCATCCAGATGCAATCGTTCGCACCCTTGCAGCCGTTGATAAATATGCACTTGAGATTGCAAAGCGAGGCGTTGAAAAGATTCGCTTCTGTGCCACCAGTGCAACACGCGATGCCACCAACCGTGATCTCTTCATTGATGGCGTCAAAGAGCGCCTCGGTATTGCACCAGAAGTAATTCCCGGTGAAGTAGAAGCTGCGCTCTCATTCCAGGGAGCCACGAAAGATTTTGATAAGGCAGAAGGTCCATTTCTTGTCATCGATATTGGTGGAGGATCAACTGAATTTGTCTTTGGTACAGATAAAGTCGAATTCGCAAAGAGTATGAATATTGGTTGCGTTCGCATGTCAGAGCGCCACTTCACCAATGGCGACCCAGATCCAGGACAGATTGCTGCCGCTATCGAAGATATTGATGAAGCAATTAAGCAGGCAGGCAAAGTAGTTCCTATTACCCAAGCAAAGACTCTAATTGCAGTAGCGGGCACAGCCACAACAGTCTCAGCAGCTGCTCTCGAACTTGGCGCCTATGACCGATATGCAATCCATCTTTCTCGCATCTCTGCTGAGAAGACTCATGCAATCTCAAAGATGTTCTTAAGTGCAAAGCGTGAGGATCGAGAAGCACTCGGATATATGCACCCGGGCCGCGTTGATGTCATTGGCGCAGGCTCCCTTGTTCTCTCACGCATCATGCTTGCTACTGGTGCAACTGAATTCGTCGCATCTGAATCAGATATTCTCGATGGAATGGCTTGGTCGCTTGTATAA
- a CDS encoding MFS transporter, producing MTTGAQSQRFSSRKILKNKFSNPFAEFPREVGVLVFASFFVAVGFGIISPTLPLFARSFGVNNAQVGAILSAFAFARFATGLISGKLVDHFGERLVYSFGIGFVSITSFAAGMAQNYEQLLIFRAVGGFGSSMFSVAAGSILLRAVDDDHRARAQSLYNGSFLVGMMAGPVVGGALSVVSLRAPLIIYGFLLIAASASGAILLRNSVLAAKPTATQERATITLKSALALSPYRSALIISFITSWVLFGMSRSILPLFMVEEIKVTPSFMGLGFTITTIINGLFLLRAGKLSDLNGRRYSAVIGTSFVTLSIFALAFTTKPWHFIAASVIVGFGGAFLSTTPSAIVGDVLEGKGGQVIGLFQMSGDAGAMVAPIILGFIADHYGYRPAFLVTAVLMSLAVLVATKLPETRASHLGQSSK from the coding sequence ATGACTACGGGCGCACAATCACAGCGATTTTCATCTCGCAAGATCTTGAAAAACAAGTTCTCCAACCCCTTTGCAGAGTTTCCACGCGAGGTTGGTGTTCTTGTTTTCGCATCCTTCTTTGTTGCAGTGGGCTTTGGAATCATCTCCCCCACGCTTCCACTCTTCGCTCGCTCCTTCGGAGTCAATAACGCACAGGTAGGTGCGATCCTCTCTGCCTTTGCTTTTGCGCGTTTTGCCACAGGCCTTATCAGCGGCAAACTCGTAGATCACTTCGGTGAGCGACTTGTCTACTCATTTGGAATTGGCTTTGTTTCCATCACATCATTTGCAGCTGGAATGGCTCAGAATTACGAGCAGCTACTCATCTTCCGTGCAGTTGGTGGCTTTGGGTCTTCGATGTTCTCTGTTGCAGCTGGATCTATCTTGCTTCGAGCAGTCGATGATGATCATCGCGCTCGAGCACAATCTCTCTATAACGGATCATTTCTTGTTGGAATGATGGCAGGTCCAGTCGTTGGTGGCGCACTCTCTGTTGTTTCACTGCGTGCACCGCTAATTATTTATGGTTTCCTTCTTATCGCAGCAAGTGCATCTGGTGCCATCCTGTTACGTAATTCAGTTCTGGCTGCAAAACCAACTGCCACTCAAGAGCGCGCAACAATTACTCTTAAATCTGCTCTGGCCTTAAGCCCTTATCGCAGTGCACTCATCATCTCTTTCATTACTTCCTGGGTTCTCTTCGGAATGAGCCGTTCTATCCTGCCGCTATTTATGGTGGAGGAAATCAAAGTAACTCCTAGCTTTATGGGACTTGGATTTACGATCACCACAATCATTAATGGGCTCTTCTTGCTGCGAGCGGGAAAGTTATCGGATCTCAATGGCCGCCGCTATTCAGCCGTGATCGGAACTTCCTTCGTCACTCTGTCAATCTTTGCGCTGGCATTCACAACTAAGCCATGGCACTTCATCGCAGCTAGTGTCATTGTTGGCTTTGGTGGTGCTTTTCTATCAACTACCCCATCTGCAATCGTGGGAGATGTTTTGGAAGGCAAAGGCGGCCAGGTCATTGGCCTCTTTCAGATGTCAGGCGATGCAGGCGCAATGGTGGCGCCCATCATTCTTGGCTTTATTGCCGACCATTATGGATATAGGCCTGCATTCTTAGTTACAGCCGTACTTATGTCGCTTGCAGTTCTTGTGGCAACAAAATTGCCCGAGACGCGGGCTTCGCATCTCGGGCAATCTAGTAAATAA
- a CDS encoding ATP-binding cassette domain-containing protein, whose translation MKSVIAENLVKTYDKGNVRALDGLSLDVEEGTVLSVLGPNGAGKTTVVRILTTLLRADSGSASVAGIDVIKNPEKVREVIGLSGQYAAVDEILTGYDNLVMFGELYHLGKKQAVVRANELLERFSLTEAAKRPIKTYSGGMRRRLDLAASLIVKPKVLFLDEPTTGLDPRGRQEMWGVIQELVKGGVTLLLTTQYLEEADQLADDIAVIDTGKVIARGTSDALKKQVGGERLEVVVEQVHVAKTMEIVAAVSGHKAALDEGLRLISAPVSTGSAALFEVLKALDSAGIHALDVGLKRPSLDDVFLSLTGHAAEEKKEEIAEKKRGRK comes from the coding sequence GTGAAATCAGTTATCGCCGAAAACCTTGTTAAGACCTATGACAAAGGCAATGTCCGCGCACTTGATGGCCTGAGCCTTGATGTTGAAGAAGGCACTGTATTAAGCGTATTAGGACCAAATGGCGCGGGTAAAACAACTGTTGTTCGTATTCTGACAACGCTATTACGTGCAGATTCAGGTAGCGCAAGCGTGGCAGGCATCGATGTTATAAAGAATCCTGAGAAAGTTCGCGAAGTTATTGGTTTATCTGGTCAATATGCAGCAGTTGATGAAATTCTCACAGGTTATGACAATCTAGTGATGTTCGGTGAGTTGTATCACCTTGGCAAGAAACAAGCAGTTGTCCGCGCAAATGAACTCCTTGAACGCTTCTCTTTAACTGAAGCTGCAAAGCGCCCCATCAAGACTTATTCAGGTGGAATGCGCCGCAGACTAGATCTAGCAGCATCGCTCATCGTTAAACCAAAAGTTCTCTTCCTTGATGAACCCACAACAGGTCTTGATCCACGTGGTCGCCAAGAGATGTGGGGAGTAATTCAAGAGCTCGTTAAAGGTGGCGTGACGCTACTTCTTACAACGCAATATCTTGAAGAAGCTGATCAATTAGCCGATGACATCGCAGTTATTGATACCGGCAAAGTAATTGCTCGAGGAACATCAGATGCCCTCAAGAAGCAAGTGGGCGGTGAACGTCTTGAAGTTGTTGTTGAACAAGTCCACGTTGCTAAGACGATGGAGATTGTTGCAGCTGTAAGCGGACATAAGGCAGCGCTCGATGAAGGCCTTCGCCTTATCTCAGCCCCAGTCTCAACAGGATCTGCTGCTCTCTTTGAAGTCTTGAAAGCCCTTGATAGCGCAGGAATTCACGCACTCGATGTTGGCTTAAAGCGCCCATCCCTTGATGATGTATTCCTTTCTCTGACTGGACACGCGGCAGAGGAGAAGAAGGAAGAGATTGCAGAAAAGAAGAGAGGCAGAAAATGA
- a CDS encoding MazG family protein — MADSQLQRLVEVMDRLRSPGGCPWDAEQTHESLIKYLLEESYEFIDAIETDDRAGMREELGDVLLQVYFHSRIAQDHPSDPFSIEDVAGAIADKLISRHPHVFENLEVSGTDEIIENWEAIKAREKGRTSAIDGIAMAQPALPLVAKILYRAEKYNVDLHVDQYSSEKATEKSVGEALASVIAWAHENGIDPENALRAQAREMIRQIQAAEQQGK, encoded by the coding sequence ATGGCTGATTCACAACTTCAACGCCTTGTTGAAGTCATGGATCGACTCCGCTCACCCGGAGGATGTCCGTGGGATGCCGAGCAGACGCACGAATCACTGATCAAGTACTTGCTGGAAGAGTCCTACGAATTTATTGATGCGATAGAAACAGATGATCGTGCCGGCATGCGTGAAGAGCTAGGCGATGTTCTCTTGCAGGTCTACTTCCATTCACGTATTGCCCAAGATCATCCATCAGATCCCTTTTCTATTGAAGATGTTGCAGGTGCGATTGCAGATAAGTTAATTAGCCGCCACCCACATGTCTTTGAAAACCTTGAAGTCAGCGGCACCGATGAAATCATTGAAAACTGGGAAGCGATCAAAGCTCGCGAAAAGGGGCGCACATCAGCAATTGATGGCATCGCGATGGCCCAACCTGCTCTTCCACTTGTTGCAAAGATTCTCTATCGCGCTGAGAAATACAACGTTGATCTCCACGTCGATCAATATTCTTCAGAGAAAGCTACTGAGAAGTCCGTCGGTGAGGCACTTGCATCAGTGATTGCCTGGGCTCATGAAAACGGTATTGACCCTGAAAACGCCTTACGTGCTCAGGCTCGAGAGATGATTCGGCAGATTCAGGCGGCCGAACAGCAAGGTAAGTAG
- a CDS encoding DUF501 domain-containing protein, translated as MSIESRKATEDDLKTIENQLGRTPRDVHAISYRCPCGKAAVVETPPRLSNGEPFPTFYYATCPRLTAAISTLETTGMMEEMTNRLETDAELAGAYAAAHDDYIAARSALKIDVPEVENISAGGMPNRVKCLHSLIAHSLSAGPGVNPLGDEALAELPEWWKHLSCE; from the coding sequence GTGAGTATCGAAAGCCGTAAGGCAACAGAGGATGATCTGAAGACAATTGAAAACCAATTGGGTCGCACGCCACGTGATGTCCATGCGATTTCCTATCGTTGTCCATGTGGAAAAGCTGCAGTTGTTGAAACCCCACCGCGACTATCAAATGGTGAACCTTTCCCAACTTTCTACTACGCAACATGTCCGCGTTTAACTGCAGCCATTTCCACCCTTGAAACAACAGGGATGATGGAGGAGATGACCAATCGCCTTGAGACTGATGCAGAGCTTGCTGGTGCATATGCAGCAGCACATGATGATTACATTGCAGCACGTTCAGCGCTAAAAATAGATGTCCCTGAAGTTGAGAATATCTCTGCAGGTGGAATGCCTAATCGCGTGAAGTGTCTGCACTCACTGATTGCGCACTCACTTTCTGCCGGCCCTGGAGTTAACCCACTCGGAGATGAAGCACTGGCTGAACTTCCTGAGTGGTGGAAGCACCTTTCATGCGAGTAG
- a CDS encoding Bax inhibitor-1/YccA family membrane protein has product MRSSNPVLTGRGFARIKESTTTNTDLNTLETRPTSAPMSIDDVVIKTAGLFAVLVAVGTFAWRANSPGLALIGFIGGFILAMVNSFSKKVRPALIVAYAAFQGLALGTISAIFEATYPGIVSQAVLGTACAFGGVLLAYRSGKIRVTPKFTRIMMGSLIGYFVFALITMFTGRPTGGLGLLIAVAAVGLATMFIVMDLDQIEKAVAARVPQEESWRMAFGLMVTLVWLYLEVLRLISILRSND; this is encoded by the coding sequence ATGCGCAGTTCTAACCCAGTCCTTACCGGCCGTGGTTTCGCTCGTATCAAAGAAAGCACGACCACAAATACGGATCTCAATACCCTCGAGACCCGTCCAACATCTGCACCAATGTCAATTGACGATGTCGTCATCAAGACAGCTGGACTCTTTGCAGTCCTCGTTGCAGTAGGAACATTTGCATGGCGTGCAAATAGCCCTGGTCTTGCACTTATCGGATTCATCGGCGGATTTATTCTCGCGATGGTCAACTCATTTTCTAAGAAGGTTCGTCCTGCGCTCATCGTTGCATATGCAGCATTCCAGGGACTTGCTCTCGGAACAATCAGCGCAATCTTCGAAGCAACTTATCCAGGCATCGTAAGCCAGGCAGTTTTAGGAACTGCATGTGCATTCGGTGGAGTACTCCTTGCATATCGCAGCGGAAAGATTCGTGTAACACCTAAGTTCACACGCATCATGATGGGATCCCTCATCGGATACTTCGTCTTCGCACTCATCACAATGTTCACAGGCCGCCCAACAGGTGGTCTCGGACTACTGATTGCAGTTGCTGCTGTTGGTCTTGCAACGATGTTCATCGTGATGGACCTCGATCAAATCGAAAAGGCAGTTGCAGCGCGCGTGCCACAAGAAGAGTCATGGCGCATGGCATTTGGCCTCATGGTTACTTTGGTCTGGTTGTATCTTGAAGTATTGAGACTGATCTCAATCCTTCGTAGCAACGACTAA
- a CDS encoding FtsB family cell division protein, whose translation MARRSSGSKRSKSYRSRNLNFNRNTGSGRTFAVAAIFFMLALFLAPPIKSYFVQRAQISALQSQLKSDNTALDEARKELTLWQDPDYIKSQARERLHFVLPGERQYIVTGTDGTNTDEAAQTDVVKNLPEGQPWYTRLIASITEAGKA comes from the coding sequence ATGGCGCGCAGATCCTCTGGGAGCAAGAGAAGTAAGAGTTACCGTTCACGTAACCTGAACTTCAATCGCAATACTGGATCTGGGCGAACATTTGCCGTTGCTGCAATCTTCTTTATGTTGGCGCTCTTTCTAGCACCTCCAATTAAGAGTTACTTCGTTCAGCGGGCCCAGATCAGCGCACTCCAATCACAGCTTAAGAGCGATAACACAGCGCTGGATGAAGCTCGTAAAGAGTTAACGCTCTGGCAGGATCCTGATTACATTAAATCTCAAGCACGTGAACGTCTTCACTTTGTCCTGCCAGGTGAGCGTCAATACATCGTCACTGGAACTGATGGCACTAATACAGATGAAGCAGCACAGACAGATGTTGTGAAGAATCTTCCTGAAGGACAGCCTTGGTATACACGCTTGATTGCATCCATTACAGAGGCAGGTAAGGCGTGA
- a CDS encoding ABC transporter permease, with protein sequence MSAVNDIYIITRRQLLLLSRVPEVLIFSTIQPVMFVLLFRYVFGGSIDTGQPGGYVQLLMPGIFVQTVAFTLAGTASGLAEDMKKGLIDRFRSLPISQSALVIGRTLGDSLLNIVVLAVMGIAGYIVGWRPSAGLANVALGFLFLLFFGYALSWVGVLVGLSASDARVVQNVSFIVTFPLTFLSNAFAPTTGMPRALQYFAEWNPVSTMVAACRQLFGLENQFGATAGSFPSEHPLTTSLIYMLIIMLIFIPLSLRKYRNYAD encoded by the coding sequence ATGAGCGCCGTCAATGACATCTACATCATCACCCGCAGACAACTCTTATTGCTCAGTCGCGTCCCAGAAGTTTTGATCTTCTCAACGATTCAACCAGTGATGTTTGTACTTCTCTTTCGTTATGTATTCGGCGGCTCGATCGACACAGGTCAACCTGGTGGATATGTGCAACTACTGATGCCTGGCATCTTCGTGCAGACAGTCGCATTTACCCTAGCGGGCACTGCTTCTGGCCTTGCTGAAGATATGAAGAAAGGTTTAATTGATCGATTTAGATCACTGCCTATCTCACAATCCGCTCTCGTCATTGGTCGAACTCTCGGTGATTCACTTCTGAATATTGTTGTTCTTGCAGTGATGGGTATCGCCGGATACATCGTTGGGTGGCGTCCATCTGCAGGCCTTGCCAATGTGGCACTCGGTTTCTTATTCCTACTCTTCTTCGGATATGCGCTCTCGTGGGTGGGAGTTCTTGTGGGACTTTCAGCATCTGATGCACGTGTTGTGCAGAACGTCAGCTTTATCGTGACATTCCCGCTCACATTCTTATCTAACGCATTTGCTCCAACAACAGGAATGCCACGGGCGCTGCAGTACTTCGCTGAGTGGAATCCCGTCTCAACGATGGTGGCAGCATGCCGCCAGCTCTTTGGACTTGAGAATCAATTTGGCGCAACAGCTGGATCTTTCCCGAGCGAGCATCCACTGACAACATCACTGATTTATATGCTCATTATTATGCTGATCTTTATTCCGCTGAGCTTACGTAAATATCGTAACTACGCAGATTAA
- a CDS encoding uracil-DNA glycosylase, with translation MYKSIELLDKAIVKCHKCPRLVQWREEVAVVKRKAYENEKYWGKPVPGFGSSKPKMLIVGLAPGAHGANRTGRIFTGDSSGDWLYGSLHRIGIAKIATSTSRDDGQELCDTRISMAVRCAPPENKPTTEERDACAPFFENELELIAPTVRSFVALGSFGWQVLIKSLKAQGHKVPAGKFGHGSTIKYSYDGINYLIVGSYHPSQQNTFTGKLTKPMLDSVLKKAAKFAGVL, from the coding sequence TTGTATAAGTCGATCGAACTTCTCGATAAGGCGATTGTTAAGTGCCATAAGTGCCCGCGGTTAGTCCAGTGGCGAGAAGAAGTAGCTGTTGTTAAACGTAAGGCATATGAAAACGAGAAGTACTGGGGTAAGCCTGTTCCAGGATTCGGCTCTAGCAAACCAAAGATGCTTATTGTTGGATTAGCACCTGGTGCACATGGTGCAAATAGAACCGGCCGTATCTTCACTGGTGATTCATCTGGCGATTGGCTCTATGGATCTCTCCACCGCATCGGTATTGCAAAGATAGCAACATCAACATCTCGCGATGATGGACAAGAGCTGTGCGATACACGCATCTCAATGGCGGTGCGTTGTGCTCCGCCTGAGAACAAACCAACTACCGAAGAGCGCGATGCATGTGCACCATTTTTTGAAAATGAGCTAGAACTGATCGCACCGACTGTTCGTTCATTTGTAGCACTCGGTAGCTTTGGTTGGCAGGTTTTAATCAAATCGCTTAAGGCCCAAGGACATAAAGTTCCCGCTGGAAAATTCGGGCATGGGTCAACGATTAAGTATTCGTATGACGGCATTAACTATCTAATAGTCGGTAGTTATCACCCAAGCCAGCAGAACACATTTACAGGCAAACTCACCAAACCAATGTTGGATTCAGTACTCAAAAAGGCAGCAAAGTTCGCGGGAGTTCTCTAA
- the eno gene encoding phosphopyruvate hydratase encodes MAIIDAIYAREILDSRGNPTVEVEVTLEDGTQARAAVPSGASTGAFEASELRDGDKGRYLGKGVQKAVAFVNDEIAPAIEGYDSQDQRLIDSEMIALDGTPNKSRLGANSILGVSLAVAKASADSSDLSLFRYLGGPNAHVLPVPMMNILNGGAHADTNVDIQEFMIAPIGAETFRESLRWGAEIYHALKAVLKKRGLATSVGDEGGFAPNLDSNRAALDLIIEAITAAGFKPGSEIALAMDVAATEFHDNGKYKFEGSLRTSDEMIAYYAELVSAYPIVSIEDPLNEEDWAGWKSMTSSLGSKIQIVGDDLFVTNPVRLAKGIDTDTANALLVKVNQIGTLTETLDAVDLAHRANYRSMMSHRSGETEDTTIADLAVATNCGQIKTGAPSRTERVAKYNQLLRIEEELADGAIYAGRQAFPRFKG; translated from the coding sequence ATGGCAATTATCGATGCAATCTACGCTCGTGAAATTCTAGATTCGCGCGGAAACCCAACTGTTGAAGTTGAAGTAACGCTCGAAGATGGAACACAAGCACGCGCTGCAGTTCCAAGTGGTGCATCAACTGGTGCATTCGAAGCATCAGAGCTGCGTGATGGCGATAAGGGCCGTTACCTCGGTAAGGGTGTTCAGAAGGCCGTTGCATTCGTTAACGATGAAATCGCTCCAGCAATCGAAGGTTATGACTCACAAGATCAGCGCCTGATTGATTCAGAGATGATCGCACTTGATGGCACACCTAATAAGTCACGCCTTGGTGCAAACTCAATTCTTGGTGTTTCACTTGCTGTTGCTAAGGCGTCTGCTGACTCATCTGATCTCTCACTCTTCCGCTACCTCGGTGGCCCAAATGCACATGTTCTTCCAGTACCAATGATGAACATCCTCAACGGTGGAGCACATGCTGATACCAATGTTGATATTCAAGAATTTATGATTGCTCCAATCGGTGCAGAGACATTCCGCGAATCACTTCGCTGGGGCGCTGAGATCTATCACGCACTTAAGGCAGTTCTTAAGAAGCGTGGACTTGCAACATCTGTCGGCGATGAAGGCGGCTTTGCTCCTAACCTTGATAGCAACCGTGCAGCACTAGATTTAATTATCGAAGCAATCACAGCTGCAGGCTTTAAGCCAGGTTCTGAAATTGCACTTGCTATGGATGTTGCTGCAACAGAATTTCACGATAACGGTAAGTACAAGTTCGAAGGCTCACTTCGCACGTCAGATGAAATGATTGCGTACTACGCAGAGCTTGTGAGCGCATACCCAATCGTTTCCATCGAAGATCCACTCAATGAAGAAGATTGGGCTGGCTGGAAGTCAATGACCTCATCCCTTGGCTCAAAGATTCAGATTGTTGGCGATGACCTCTTCGTAACAAACCCAGTGCGCCTTGCAAAGGGAATTGATACTGATACAGCAAATGCTCTTCTTGTGAAGGTTAACCAGATTGGCACACTGACAGAGACTCTCGATGCAGTAGATCTTGCACACCGTGCCAACTACCGCAGCATGATGTCTCACCGTTCAGGTGAAACAGAAGACACCACAATTGCTGATTTAGCGGTTGCAACGAACTGCGGCCAGATTAAGACTGGTGCTCCTTCTCGCACAGAGCGCGTTGCTAAATACAACCAGCTTCTTCGCATTGAAGAAGAGCTTGCTGATGGCGCTATCTATGCAGGTCGCCAGGCATTCCCACGCTTTAAGGGGTAA